From the genome of Vigna angularis cultivar LongXiaoDou No.4 chromosome 11, ASM1680809v1, whole genome shotgun sequence, one region includes:
- the LOC108333805 gene encoding uncharacterized protein LOC108333805, producing MGDKKKKAQMFVKLVSAAGTGFFYEKRKPRQFTEKLEFRKFDPRVNRHVLFTEAKMK from the coding sequence ATGGGTGACAAGAAGAAAAAGGCTCAGATGTTTGTGAAACTAGTGTCTGCTGCCGGCACTGGATTTTTCTATGAAAAGAGAAAGCCGAGACAGTTCACAGAGAAGCTTGAGTTTCGAAAATTTGATCCTAGGGTTAATCGTCATGTTCTCTTTACAGAGGCTAAGATGAAGTGA
- the LOC128194626 gene encoding uncharacterized protein LOC128194626 — MASRSPPSSDVDPSNSNQMLNAVLQALQRQNATLVQQNTIALQNLEAARVSAENARVSSENTQRQFVEVLTNGRTTPGVPPFTIPVQEWSLENFLQHHPARFTGKCSPDEADHWFRDMERIFEAKGCPDERKLAYTQYLLTEEAGHWWSSMKMILERSGTPITWELFRVKFYAEYFPDSVRFAKEVEFLELVQGNKSVSEYADRFKHLLRFNTMAVDEEWQCRKFENGLRNDLKLLLKGLRIREFPTLVEMSRDLEKTKKESEGQQSQPVRTGGPSGSRGGFITRKTPYARPSFSSGSRGSSYQPSVQSGSARPSGPVRCYTCGGPHYRSSCPMESGARKCFKCGKEGHFSKECTSVVGSRSQAQRIGLPPPRGGDRPQAVGRVYAMTGSEAVSSGNLIISNCLLFGVTCVVLFDLGATHSFISEACVEKLGMLVEELDFDLVVSTPASGLVRTSSVCVRCPIVVEGHQFKVNLICLPLQGLEVILGMDWLSTNRILIDCDSKKLMFPDKDKFMPLSIGVLRQDLLEGASCFLVLSHIEATQVSHHAAQESQSVNLAVVNDFLDVFPEEVPGLPPPREVEFSIDLVSGAGPVSIAPYRMAPAELVELKKQIEDLLEKQLIRPSVSPWGAPVLLVKKKDGGSRLCVDYRQLNKLTIKNKYPLPRIDDLMDQLHGATVFSKIDLKSGYHQILVKADDVQKTAFRSRYGHYEYVVMPFGVTNAPAIFMDYMNRIFRPFLDKFVMVFIDDILVYSKTREEHADHLRTVLEVLRERRLYAKLSKCEFWMEEVLFLGHVISVGGISVDPAKVQAVLQ; from the coding sequence ATGGCATCTAGATCTCCTCCTTCCTCAGATGTTGATCCGTCTAACTCTAATCAGATGTTGAATGCGGTGCTTCAAGCATTGCAACGGCAGAACGCTACTTTGGTTCAGCAGAATACCATTGCGTTACAAAATTTGGAAGCTGCCAGAGTATCGGCTGAGAATGCTAGAGTATCATCTGAGAATACTCAAAGACAGTTTGTGGAAGTGTTGACTAATGGCAGGACCACTCCAGGTGTTCCTCCCTTCACTATTCCAGTCCAAGAGTGGAGTTTGGAGAACTTTCTTCAGCATCACCCTGCAAGATTCACAGGAAAATGCAGTCCGGATGAAGCTGACCATTGGTTCAGGGATATGGAGAGGATATTTGAAGCTAAAGGATGTCCTGATGAGAGGAAATTGGCTTATACTCAATATCTGCTGACCGAAGAAGCTGGCCATTGGTGGAGCAGCATGAAGATGATCCTTGAGAGGAGTGGGACTCCTATTACTTGGGAGTTGTTTAGAGTCAAATTCTATGCTGAGTACTTCCCTGACAGTGTGAGATTTGCAAAGGAAGTAGAATTTCTGGAACTGGTACAGGGCAACAAGTCAGTGTCAGAGTATGCAGATCGTTTCAAACATTTACTTCGTTTCAACACTATGGCAGTAGATGAAGAATGGCAATGCAGAAAGTTTGAGAATGGTTTGAGGAATGATCTCAAGCTGCTTTTAAAAGGGTTACGTATCAGAGAGTTCCCTACTTTAGTGGAGATGTCCCGTGATCTAGAGAAGACAAAGAAAGAATCTGAGGGACAGCAGAGTCAGCCTGTGAGGACTGGGGGACCATCTGGATCTCGTGGTGGATTTATCACTAGGAAGACCCCTTATGCTAgaccatctttttcttctgggTCTAGGGGTTCATCTTATCAGCCATCAGTGCAGTCAGGATCAGCCAGACCATCCGGCCCCGTTAGATGTTATACCTGTGGAGGACCTCATTACCGTAGCAGCTGTCCTATGGAAAGTGGTGCAAGGAAATGCTTTAAGTGCGGAAAAGAGGGGCACTTCTCTAAGGAGTGTACTTCTGTAGTAGGATCGAGGTCTCAAGCACAGAGGATTGGTTTGCCTCCACCCAGAGGAGGTGACAGACCCCAAGCGGTGGGCAGAGTATATGCTATGACAGGATCGGAAGCAGTCAGCTCAGGTAATCTTATCATCAGCAATTGTTTATTGTTTGGGGTGACTTGTGTTGTACTTTTTGATTtgggggcaacacactccttcatatCGGAGGCATGTGTTGAGAAATTGGGTATGCTTGTAGAAGAACTAGACTTTGACCTAGTGGTGTCTACACCAGCATCAGGGTTAGTCAGAACATCTTCTGTGTGTGTCCGTTGTCCAATTGTTGTAGAAGGACATCAGTTCAAGGTGAACCTCATCTGTTTACCTTTGCAAGGATTAGAAGtaattttgggaatggattggttatctACCAATCGCATCCTCATTGACTGCGATAGTAAGAAATTGATGTTTCCTGATAAAGACAAATTTATGCCTTTGTCGATCGGCGTCTTGAGACAAGACCTTCTGGAAGGTGCTAGTTGCTTTTTGGTGTTATCACATATAGAAGCGACGCAAGTTTCACATCATGCGGCACAGGAGAGTCAGAGTGTAAACCTAGCAGTTGTAAACGACTTCTTGGATgtttttcctgaagaagttcctGGTTTACCTCCTCCACGTGAGGTGGAGTTCTCTATTGATTTGGTCTCAGGAGCAGGACCAGTTTCTATAGCTCCGTATAGGATGGCTCCAGCAGAATTGGTAGAGTtaaagaagcagattgaagaccTGTTGGAGAAACAGTTGATCCGACCTAGTGTTTCGCCTTGGGGAGCACCAGTATTGCtagtaaagaagaaagatggtgGTTCAAGACTGTGCGTTGATTATCGGCAACTGAATAAGTTGAcgatcaagaacaagtatccgtTGCCGAGAATAGATGATTTGATGGATCAACTACATGGAGCTACAGTATTCTCTAAGATTGATCTGAAGTCGGGTTATCATCAGATCTTAGTGAAAGCGGATGATGTGCAGAAGACAGCGTTCAGGTCCAGATATGGCCACTATGAGTATgtggttatgccttttggtgtgaCTAATGCTCCAGCCATTTTTATGGACTATATGAATCGAATTTTCAGACCTTTCTTGGACAAATTTGTGATGGTCTTTATAGATGATATACTTGTCTATTCTAAGACTCGAGAAGAACATGCAGATCACCTTCGGACAGTACTTGAAGTGCTGAGAGAAAGACGATTGTATGCCAaattgtctaagtgtgaattttggatggaaGAAGTTCTTTTTCTTGGCCACGTAATCTCAGTTGGAGGAATTTCTGTTGATCCCGCTAAGGTGCAAGCAGTACTTCAGTAG
- the LOC108332874 gene encoding transcription factor MYB14 — protein sequence MVRTPCCDKNGLKKGSWTQEEDKKLIAYVTRYGHWNWRLLPKYAGLARCGKSCRLRWLNYLRPDVKRGNFSDEEEETIVRLHGKLGNRWSTIAAELPGRTDNEIKNHWHTVLKKRFQQNSIGKEAVISESSETLSENYSDLNTTSDTSGSASAAAATATNDESYDGLSGLDAYTEPLSVDFWTEPYLVDNSYVPPESEPVYFSPMYEVEIWNQNELFLQECEGLFQW from the exons ATGGTGAGAACCCCTTGTTGCGACAAAAATGGTCTCAAAAAAGGATCATGGACACAGGAGGAAGACAAGAAGTTGATCGCTTATGTTACCAGGTATGGCCACTGGAATTGGCGCCTGCTCCCCAAGTATGCAG GTCTTGCAAGGTGTGGAAAGAGTTGCAGACTGAGATGGCTGAACTACCTAAGGCCAGATGTGAAAAGAGGGAATTTTAgtgatgaggaagaagaaaccATTGTGAGACTTCACGGAAAGCTTGGTAATAG GTGGTCAACAATTGCTGCTGAATTGCCAGGGAGGACTGATAACGAGATAAAAAACCACTGGCACACCGTCCTCAAGAAGCGATTTCAACAAAATTCTATTGGAAAGGAAGCCGTTATTTCCGAGTCATCGGAGACCTTATCAGAGAACTACAGTGACCTCAACACAACAAGCGATACTTCTGGTTCTGCTTCGGCTGCAGCAGCAACCGCCACAAATGATGAAAGTTATGATGGTCTTTCTGGTTTGGATGCATACACGGAGCCTCTGTCTGTAGATTTCTGGACAGAACCTTATTTAGTTGACAACTCCTATGTCCCACCCGAGTCGGAACCTGTTTACTTCAGTCCTATGTACGAAGTTGAAATTTGGAACCAGAATGAGCTGTTCCTACAGGAATGTGAGGGTTTATTCCAATGGTGA